Proteins encoded by one window of Modestobacter marinus:
- a CDS encoding ABC transporter permease codes for MTGLLGTFSEAWGEVRVHKARVLLSLVGVFLAVLAMTTVTALGQIAAQVQQEQAEASGGRTATIGVSAYDPMTGAVPQEEWDAGVDALVARYGLPEQAVATLAQESGLYRFPAGTQSVETRRVSPSYGPLHRVQPVEGRWFRAGDRQSMSPALVVNRDFLTLLGVTDLSTRPTVVIGGPQPVLATIVGVVDWNEGWPSTYRIDSSAGDAATAAGGPGYYGAQPTLELWVPSEQADAVVAAVQSDLARLLPGAEVQAYRQDPENLEDTIAKLRLAVRAAGLVVLALGGLGVLNIGLVTVRQRIREIGVRRSFGATSSRVFSAVVLESVVATALAGLAAVALSVAIVRNLPLERWLAGGVPLVEAPGFPVSAAIEGLVAATAVGALAGLVPALIAVRVKVIDAIRF; via the coding sequence ATGACCGGGCTGCTGGGCACCTTCAGCGAGGCCTGGGGTGAGGTCCGGGTGCACAAGGCCCGGGTCCTGCTGTCCCTGGTCGGGGTCTTCCTGGCCGTGCTGGCGATGACCACCGTGACGGCGCTGGGCCAGATCGCCGCCCAGGTGCAGCAGGAGCAGGCCGAGGCCAGCGGCGGGCGGACGGCGACCATCGGCGTCTCGGCCTACGACCCGATGACCGGCGCCGTCCCGCAGGAGGAGTGGGACGCCGGGGTCGACGCGCTGGTCGCCCGCTACGGACTCCCCGAGCAGGCGGTGGCCACCCTCGCCCAGGAGAGCGGGCTCTACCGGTTCCCCGCGGGCACCCAGTCCGTCGAGACCCGCCGAGTCTCGCCGTCCTACGGGCCGCTGCACCGCGTCCAGCCGGTCGAGGGCCGCTGGTTCCGCGCCGGTGACCGGCAGAGCATGTCGCCCGCGCTGGTCGTCAACCGGGACTTCCTGACGCTGCTCGGCGTGACCGACCTCAGCACCCGCCCGACCGTGGTGATCGGCGGCCCGCAGCCGGTGCTGGCCACGATCGTCGGCGTGGTCGACTGGAACGAGGGCTGGCCGAGCACGTACCGGATCGACTCCTCCGCCGGGGACGCCGCCACGGCGGCGGGGGGCCCGGGGTACTACGGGGCGCAGCCCACGCTGGAGCTCTGGGTGCCCTCGGAGCAGGCCGACGCGGTCGTCGCGGCGGTGCAGAGCGACCTGGCCCGGCTGCTGCCCGGGGCGGAGGTGCAGGCCTACCGCCAGGACCCGGAGAACCTGGAGGACACCATCGCCAAGCTCCGGCTCGCGGTGCGCGCCGCCGGGCTGGTGGTCCTGGCCCTCGGCGGGCTCGGCGTGCTGAACATCGGGCTGGTCACGGTGCGCCAGCGGATCCGGGAGATCGGCGTCCGGCGGAGCTTCGGGGCCACCTCGTCGCGGGTCTTCTCCGCGGTCGTGCTGGAGAGCGTGGTCGCCACCGCACTGGCGGGGCTGGCCGCGGTCGCGCTGTCGGTGGCGATCGTCCGGAACCTGCCGCTGGAGCGGTGGCTGGCCGGCGGCGTACCGCTCGTGGAGGCACCCGGGTTCCCGGTCTCCGCGGCGATCGAGGGGCTGGTCGCGGCGACGGCCGTCGGCGCGCTGGCCGGGCTGGTCCCCGCGCTGATCGCCGTCCGGGTGAAGGTGATCGACGCGATCCGGTTCTGA